CTTCATGAAAAGCGAAGCGCCGGTCGCGCATCTGCGCAAATATCGCGACATGAACTGCAAGGATGGTTTCGGCCACGCCTTGTGGAAACAATTTGCGGAAATGGGCTTCACCGGCATCCTCATTCCTGAAGATGATGGCGGTCTTGGCATGGGCCATATCGAGGCAGGCATCGTTCTTGAAGAAATCGGCCGTAACCTGACGCCCTCCCCCTTCCTTTCCACCTCGGTCGTAGCCGTCGAAGCTCTAAAGGCTGCCGACAAGGCAATGCGCGACCGCTGGTTCCCCGGTATCCTCTCAGGTGAAACGGTAATTGGCATCGCTATCGACGAAGGCAAAAAGCACCATCCCGAAAAAATTGCGCTGAAGGCCGAGCGTTCAGGCAATGGCTTCAAACTCACCGGCGCGAAGCAATTTGTCGTGCAGGGATCGTCTTCGGATATGCTGATTGTTGCCGCGCGCACGGCAGGTGCCGCTGGTGAGACCGCAGGCATCACCATGTTTGCAGTCGAAAAGGATGCAGCGGGCCTTTCCATGGATGCCGCCCGCACAGTCGACTCGGCTATGGCCGCGCGCATTGCCTTTGACGGCGTCGAAGTTACGGCGGACGCGGTGATCGGCGAAGTGGATGGCGGCTGGGAAGTGCTTGGCAAAATGCTCAACGCCGGACGTACCGGATCGGCCGCCGAAATGGTCGGCGTCGGCACCGGCGCCATGGAATTGACCTTCGACTATCTGAAACAGCGCAAGCAATTCGGAAAACTGATCGGTGAGTTTCAGGCGTTACAACATCGTGCCGCCCATCTTTACGGTGAGATGGAAATGGCACGTTCAGCAGTGCTGAAGGCGCAGAATTTCCTCGACGATGGCGATCCGCGCGGCGAGCTTTACGCCTCTGTTGCCAAGGCAAAGGCAGGGCTTGCTTGCAATCTTTCGGTGCGCGAAGGCGTGCAGATGCACGGCGGGATCGGGATGACCGACGAATATGACATCGGCCTCTATATGAAACGCGACCGCGCGCTCGCCGAATTCATGGGCGACATCTATTTCCATGCCGACCGTGTGGCGCGGCTGAACGGATACTAACCCCAGCCCCGAATGCGGGGCAGGCATCAATGGAGTTTTTTATGAACCTCAATTCACTCTTTGGACTTGAAGGCCGCGTTGCCTTGGTCACCGGCGGATCGCGCGGAATTGGCGCGATGATCGTTGAAGGCTATCTCGCCGCCGGTATCGAGCGCGTCTATATCAGCGCGCGCAAGGTTGATCAGGTCGAGGCAGCTATTGCCCGTTTTGGCCCCAAAGTTATCGGCCTGCCCATGGATATCTCCACCGTAGAGGGATGCCGTGCGCTTGCCGCAGAGATCGGCGCACGGGAGGAAAAACTCGACATCTTGGTCAACAATGCCGGTGCCGCCTGGGGAGAGCCTTATGAAAGCTTTGGCGAATCGGGTTGGGACAAGGTGATGGACCTCAACGTCAAATCGCTCTTCTTCCTTACCCAGGCACTGACCCCCAAGTTGAAGGCTGCGGGCAGTTTCGACCGTCCGGCCAAGGTGATCAATATTGCGTCGATCGACGGGCTGAAGATCAATCCCTGGGAAACCTATAGCTATCAGGCATCAAAGGCCGCAGTCATTCACCTCACGCGGCGGCTGGCGGCCGAGTTGGCACGTCAGAATGTGCTGGTGTCTGGAATTGCACCGGGTGCATTTCAGTCGGATATGAACAAGGCTGCCCGCGATTTCGGCGACCAGGTTGGTAAGAATATCCCCTTCCCGCGCATCGGTACGACCGAAGACATGGCGGGTCTTGCCATCTTCCTGGCCGCGCGTTCGGGCGATTATATTGTTGGAGAAACAATAGCTTGTGACGGCGGCATCGTGAATGCATCGCTGCCCGGAAACACCATCGAGGCCTGATTTTTCAGGCCCTTTGAAAGCGCAATCAGGCCCAGTTGCACGTTATGCAACTGGGCAAATTGTTTTCGCAATTGCACAATAAACGTTGGGCGACCAAATGGCTCTCAACGGAAACGATACTTTCCAAATTTGACGGGCCGGGCACTCTCCTCCTCCTCTCCCCGCCCGCCCGTTGATACGAAGCGGCCTTCACGCTCAGCGTGAAGGCCGTATTCGTTTGTGCGATTGTTTCCCGGTATCGTACGAAGATTCCGCTGGCGTGAAACGCCGCAGCTTATGCTCCAACATATCCACCGCAAACCGGTCCTCCTGTGGATAAGTTGCGTAAATCCTGTTGTGCGACTCAGTCATGGATGAGAGCTTTGTCTTGTCAGGCAGAGACGCCGAAGCGCAAAGCGGATTGGAAACAGGAAGCTAAGCACTGCGGAAAAACTGCAGGATACCTCGCCGGATTGCTTCAGAAGCGCAAGCGGAAGAAACAGGAAAAGCAGAGGTTGCTGCTGGACAACGAACGTCAAGTGCGGGCCAAGGCCTCACCGCCAAAGCCAACGCCGGGCGGGATAGCAAAAGCAGTCAGGCAAACCGGCGTTCCTTCGGGATCGCCGGGGAGCCGGACGCCAGAAACCGGAAAGAATGGCCCTAGCGGCCAAGGACTTCCAATATCAGGCGCAGTGGGCGCTGGCAGCGATGCCAGCGCCCATTATCGTTTGAGAGGCCCAATGGCCCGACATATTGGCCGCAGCCAAAGCTGCCAGCCGCCCTCATCATTTCGATACTGCAATAATCTTGCCGGCGTGATGCGCGTCACGCTCCGAATCAACCGGTTCCTGCCAAAACTGGCTCGCGACCCGGTTGGCGCGGATCTCCCTGCGTCAACATCCTGCCGGGGGCGGAATGTGCAAACATTCCGTTCCTCGGCTTTTTTATACTGCGGATTTAAGCAGCCAATCGTGGAAGATGCGCACCGCGCGTTGTTTCAATGCGCGCGGCCGGCACACGAACCAATAGCTGTAAGGGCTTTCAACCTCGATATCGAAGAGACGCACGAGCCGCGGATCTCTGGCGTCGGACAAATGGCTGCCGTGCATGATTGCGACGCCCAGCCCGTTCGCCGCAGCTTCCAGCATCAACTGTCCACTGTCGATATGGTCAATCGCGGCAGGTTTCAGTCGGGGTGCACCAATAGCCTGTCGCCAGGCGTCAAAGACCAGCGGCATATCGCTATGGACCAGAACAGTCTGGTTCGCGAGGTCGGACGGGTGCTGCAGCTTCTGCTCACGCGCCAGTGTTTCCGATGCGATAGCATAGACGGTGTTGCGGTCGAGCCGTACCGAATACAAGCGCGGATCAACCTGATCGGCAATGATGATCGCCGCATCCACCACGTCACCCAGCAGATTTTCTGCATGGGCAGAGGTATCGAGATCGATATGCAATTTGGGGAACAGCTTGCGCAATTCCGGCAAGCGGGGGATCAGGCGCTGCGAACCGAACAGAGGCAACAATCCCAAACGCAGGCGATATTCACCGCCCTGCCCGGACAATTCATCAACCGCCTCTGCCAGCGATTCCAGCGCGGGTTCGATAGCCTTCAACAAAGCCGCACCGTCGGAGTTCAAGATCATCGCCTGTGCCTTGCGGTCGAACAGCGGCTTACCCATGAAATCTTCAAGCGCCTTGATCCGTCGGCTGAGCGCCGGGGGCGAAAGCCCGAGTTCGGAAGCAGCCGCCTTTGCTGAACCCAGCTTGGCGATACGGACAAAGGCTTCGAGCGAGCGAAGGGGCGGAAGACGGCGCATAGGTGACAAACTCTCCGCTTTTGTGCGGCGCGCAAAGATAGGCTTTACCCCATAGCTGCGCACTTTCGCATGTTTTTCCTCGCCAAAGCGGCTAACATTGGTTGCAAAATTTGCAATCAAAAAAATTTTGTTCGCACTTGCACAATAAATTCAGACGGCCCATATAGGCGGGGCCTTACAGGCATCCTCTCCTAAAGACTTTCCGAGGCTGGTGGTTTCCACCGGCCTCTTTTTTTGCCTGTTGCCTCGCCCTTCCCGACTTGTCGAAACTATCAGGCGCTTTGTGCTGATCGTCGTTCCGAGCCTCAAAGGCAGCGCGCGGCGCGGCGGATGGAACTAGAAATCGACCTGCTCATAATAGGGGGGAGGCGTTATGCTCTCCATCCGCTCTGATAGCAGCGGGCGGAAACTGGGCCGGCTCTTGAACATCGAATACCAGCTTTTGGTCTGTTCATGCCCGCTCCAGTCGATACCGCCGAGATAATCCGCGACTGAAATCTGGGCCGCTGCTGCAAGATCGGCCATGCTCATCGTCGGACCCGCCATCCAGGCACGGTGATCGATCAGATAATCGATATAATCCAGATGCCCATTAGCGAGGCGCATCGCTTCGCGCAGCACATTGCTGTCTGGCGGCTGACGATGGACGATCCGCTTCTTCATCCGTTCATGCAACAAGGGCGCCGTCACATCTCCAAAGAACTGCTGGTCGAACCAGGCAACCAGCCGGCGGATTTCGGCGCGATAGGCGGTCGAACCGCTGATCATCGGCGCAGTGTCGCTGATTTCCTCAATATATTCGCCAATAGCGACCGAATCAGCAAGCGTCAGGTTGCGCGCAGGATCGATCAAAACGGGCGTACGCGCCGCCGGATTCATGTACAGAAAATCGTCCCTATGTTCCCAGGGGTTTTCGCGCACCAGACTGTAAGCGATGCCCTTCTCCCCCATTTGCAAGCGCACCTTGCGCGAAAAGGGACAAAGCGGGAATTGCAGGAGTTGCCACATGACTGCCCTGTTAGGGAAGCGCGCCGTGAAAGGGAAGTCGGGAGTTGGTTTTTGCGCAGTTGCGCGCCGCTAACGTCAACGCCGGATCAGCGGAGCGAGCCTCAATGAAGCGTGCCCGCTGTCATTTCGAGATTGAGGATCGTCACCAGCCGTTCGATCTGTCGCCAACGGCAAAAATGGATATGGTTTCCGAGATTGCGGCTTGCCTCTGCCCGTTCAGCAGCTTCCAGCCCAGCGGCATCGCCAAAACGGGCGATGAGGGCCTGCGCCTCGCGCACATCGCGGGCGTTTACGTAAAACGATAGATTCATGGATGCAGAACGATCCTTAAAAACTGCAAGGTTGCAGGCTGACCGGGGTGTGGCCTGCCTGCATTTCTGTCTATAGCGATCAGCCATGGAGGAAGCCTTCCGACACATGGTTACCTGAAGCTTATCCAAAAGAGGGCAGCCACTTGAACGCTTGCTACCCGCCCCCCTTCGGTGGCATGGGGCGGCAATGGCAACATCGAACACACCCGGCAATGGCGACCGTCCCACAATGGCAGGCGGCATTTTTCTTTTCATCAGCCTGTTGGTCGGCGCAATTGCAGGCACGGCCTTGGGTCAACCCTCGCTTGGCACGATCACCGGTTTTATCGTCGGCAGCGCACTGGCGCTGACCGTCTGGCTGGTTGACCGGAATCGCGCGAAAAAAGGAAACTGACATGCGCAAACATATCCTTGGATTTTCCGCATTCGTGCTGTTTCTTGCCGTTATCGGCATCTGGTTTGCCTTGCGACCCGATGTTGCGCAGTTGCCGCTTTCCAAGGTGACGGGCGTCGATCCCGCGATCACCGATGCGCGTGAGGAAATGGTTCCAACGGTTTCAGTCGCCACGGCTATTGGCTGGAAAGCCGGCGAAACCCCGGTTGCCGCCGAGGGCCTGGTAGTGGAACGTTTTGCCGAAGGACTGGATCATCCGCGCAATGTCTATGTGCTGCCCAATGGCGATATTTTGGTGGCAGAAACCAATGCACCTGCAAACCGTATGAAGGGCCTTGAAGGCTGGATCGCCGAAAAGCTGTTCAGCAAGGCTGGCGCTGCCGTGCCTTCGGCCAATCGCATCACTTTGCTGCGAGATGGCGACGGCGACGGCAAGGCAGAGCTGCGTACCGCCTTTCTTGAAGGGCTCAACTCACCCTTCGGCATGGCACTGATTGGCGATACGCTCTATGTCGCCAATACCGACGCCATACTCGCTTTCCCCTACAAGACGGGCGACACCAAGATCGCGGCAGAGGGCAAAAAGATTCTTGAGCTGAATGCCAAGGCCCCGAACAATCATTGGACGCGCAACCTGGCGGCCAGCCCCGATGGCAAGAAGCTTTACATCGCGGTCGGATCGAACAGCAATATCGGCGAGAACGGCCTCGATACCGAACGCGGGCGCGCGCAAGTCATTGAGCTCGACCTCGCAACCGGCAAGTCGGGTGCCTATAGCTCGGGCCTGCGCAATCCCGTCGGCCTTGACTGGGATAGCAAGGGCCAGCTTTGGACGGTTGTCAACGAACGCGACATGCTCGGTTCCGATACCGTGCCTGACTATCTGGCGGTCGTAGAATTTGGCGCAGATTATGGCTGGCCCCACCATTATTGGGGCGGCTTCACCGATCATCGGGTAAAGCCCGGAAAACCGGAAAAGCGGCAATATGAACGGCGCCCCGATTATGCGCTGGGTGTGCACACCGCGCCGCTGGGCCTCGTCTTTGCCGACCGCGCAAAACTGGGCGGACCCTTTACCAGCGGAGCGTTTATCGCGCGCCATGGTTCATGGAACCGTGTGCCCAAATCGGGCTATGACGTGATCTTCGTGCCGTTCAAAAATGGACAGCCGACCGGCCAGCCTCTGAACGTGCTCACCGCTTTCCTCGACAAGGATGAACAGGCGCGTGGTCGCCCCACAACGGTGGCCGTCGACAAGTCTGGTGCCCTGTTGGTCAGCGATGATGTCGGCAATATAATCTGGCGCGTTCGCGCGAAGGGTTAAGCCGGTTGGCGCGTTAAGCGGGGTAAAGGCCCGCAATATCGGGCCCTCGATTGAAAGAAGGTCCCAATGGCGATCGATGCCGCAATTGCAATGAACCGCTTCGGTCTGGGCGCGCGCTCTGGCGCTGCTGCGCCCGAAAGGCCGGCACGCTGGCTGCTTGACCAGTTGGGGCGCCATGATCCGCGCCCCCCGGCAATTGCGGCGTTACCGCCGCGCAGCGAACTGATCGGCGCGATCCGCGATCTTCGACAGGACAGGCAGCAACGCCGCTCGATGGCGGAAGACAAACCCGCAGACGATGCCGCAGCCGCAGCCGACCGGGATCTCAACAATTATCGCACGGCGGTACGCGGGCAATATGTCGCGGCAGTTGATGCACGGCTCGGTGTGGCGCTATCGTCCGACACCGATTTTGCCGAGCGGCTGGTGCATTTCTGGGCAAATCATTTCGCTATATCGATCGACAAAATTGTCACCGTGGGCCTTGCCGGGAATTTCGAATTTGAAGCGATAAGGCCGCATATCCTTGGCAGCTTTGCCGATCTGCTAAAATCAGCGATCCGGCACCCGGCGATGCTGCTCTACCTTGATCAGGCACAGTCGATCGGCCCAAACAGCCTGCTTGCCCGGCGCATCGGTGCGCGAAGCGACCGCGAAATCGGCCTCAACGAAAATCTGGCGCGCGAGATACTCGAACTGCATACGCTGGGTGATCGAACCGCCTTTACCCAAGAAGATGTCACCGAATTTGCCAAGGCAATGACCGGGCTCACCGTGGCTGGACTTGGCAGACCGCAATTGCAGCGCGCCCTGGGGACCGACAAGTCGCCGGGCGATGCAGTGTTTGCCGATGCGCTGCACGAACCCGGCAATCGCACAATTGCGGGGCGTAGCTATGGCGGAGGCGGCGCGCAGGCGCTGGATAGGATCCTCGACGATCTGGCTATGCATCCCGCAACCGCCCGGCACATCGCCACAAAACTCGCCCGGCATTTCGTGACCGACGATCCGCCTGCCCCACTGGTGGCGCGGTTGGAGGCTGTCTTCCTGAAGACAGGCGGCAACCTGCCCGCCATATATAGGGCGCTGGTCGAAGCACCCGAAAGCTGGCGAATGCCCGTCGCCAAATTCAAAAGCCCGTGGGAATGGACGGTCTCTGCCTTGCGGGCGCTGTCGGTCACCGATTTCCCGGGTCGGGCCCAGGCCGCGGTCGGCTTGTTCACCCAGCTGGGCCAACCGGTCTGGCGTCCCGGATCACCCAAGGGTTTTGGCGATATCAGCGCAGACTGGGCGGGCCCGGCCGCGCTGATGCGCCGGGTGGAAACGGCAGGCCGCTTTGCCCGGCTGGCCGCAAACCGCGTCGACGCGCGACAATTGGCACC
This portion of the Sphingobium sp. genome encodes:
- a CDS encoding acyl-CoA dehydrogenase family protein; this translates as MAMVYNDDQSMLRDSARDFMKSEAPVAHLRKYRDMNCKDGFGHALWKQFAEMGFTGILIPEDDGGLGMGHIEAGIVLEEIGRNLTPSPFLSTSVVAVEALKAADKAMRDRWFPGILSGETVIGIAIDEGKKHHPEKIALKAERSGNGFKLTGAKQFVVQGSSSDMLIVAARTAGAAGETAGITMFAVEKDAAGLSMDAARTVDSAMAARIAFDGVEVTADAVIGEVDGGWEVLGKMLNAGRTGSAAEMVGVGTGAMELTFDYLKQRKQFGKLIGEFQALQHRAAHLYGEMEMARSAVLKAQNFLDDGDPRGELYASVAKAKAGLACNLSVREGVQMHGGIGMTDEYDIGLYMKRDRALAEFMGDIYFHADRVARLNGY
- a CDS encoding SDR family oxidoreductase; this encodes MNLNSLFGLEGRVALVTGGSRGIGAMIVEGYLAAGIERVYISARKVDQVEAAIARFGPKVIGLPMDISTVEGCRALAAEIGAREEKLDILVNNAGAAWGEPYESFGESGWDKVMDLNVKSLFFLTQALTPKLKAAGSFDRPAKVINIASIDGLKINPWETYSYQASKAAVIHLTRRLAAELARQNVLVSGIAPGAFQSDMNKAARDFGDQVGKNIPFPRIGTTEDMAGLAIFLAARSGDYIVGETIACDGGIVNASLPGNTIEA
- a CDS encoding LysR substrate-binding domain-containing protein translates to MRRLPPLRSLEAFVRIAKLGSAKAAASELGLSPPALSRRIKALEDFMGKPLFDRKAQAMILNSDGAALLKAIEPALESLAEAVDELSGQGGEYRLRLGLLPLFGSQRLIPRLPELRKLFPKLHIDLDTSAHAENLLGDVVDAAIIIADQVDPRLYSVRLDRNTVYAIASETLAREQKLQHPSDLANQTVLVHSDMPLVFDAWRQAIGAPRLKPAAIDHIDSGQLMLEAAANGLGVAIMHGSHLSDARDPRLVRLFDIEVESPYSYWFVCRPRALKQRAVRIFHDWLLKSAV
- a CDS encoding glutathione S-transferase family protein gives rise to the protein MWQLLQFPLCPFSRKVRLQMGEKGIAYSLVRENPWEHRDDFLYMNPAARTPVLIDPARNLTLADSVAIGEYIEEISDTAPMISGSTAYRAEIRRLVAWFDQQFFGDVTAPLLHERMKKRIVHRQPPDSNVLREAMRLANGHLDYIDYLIDHRAWMAGPTMSMADLAAAAQISVADYLGGIDWSGHEQTKSWYSMFKSRPSFRPLLSERMESITPPPYYEQVDF
- a CDS encoding sorbosone dehydrogenase family protein; this translates as MRKHILGFSAFVLFLAVIGIWFALRPDVAQLPLSKVTGVDPAITDAREEMVPTVSVATAIGWKAGETPVAAEGLVVERFAEGLDHPRNVYVLPNGDILVAETNAPANRMKGLEGWIAEKLFSKAGAAVPSANRITLLRDGDGDGKAELRTAFLEGLNSPFGMALIGDTLYVANTDAILAFPYKTGDTKIAAEGKKILELNAKAPNNHWTRNLAASPDGKKLYIAVGSNSNIGENGLDTERGRAQVIELDLATGKSGAYSSGLRNPVGLDWDSKGQLWTVVNERDMLGSDTVPDYLAVVEFGADYGWPHHYWGGFTDHRVKPGKPEKRQYERRPDYALGVHTAPLGLVFADRAKLGGPFTSGAFIARHGSWNRVPKSGYDVIFVPFKNGQPTGQPLNVLTAFLDKDEQARGRPTTVAVDKSGALLVSDDVGNIIWRVRAKG
- a CDS encoding DUF1800 domain-containing protein, producing the protein MAIDAAIAMNRFGLGARSGAAAPERPARWLLDQLGRHDPRPPAIAALPPRSELIGAIRDLRQDRQQRRSMAEDKPADDAAAAADRDLNNYRTAVRGQYVAAVDARLGVALSSDTDFAERLVHFWANHFAISIDKIVTVGLAGNFEFEAIRPHILGSFADLLKSAIRHPAMLLYLDQAQSIGPNSLLARRIGARSDREIGLNENLAREILELHTLGDRTAFTQEDVTEFAKAMTGLTVAGLGRPQLQRALGTDKSPGDAVFADALHEPGNRTIAGRSYGGGGAQALDRILDDLAMHPATARHIATKLARHFVTDDPPAPLVARLEAVFLKTGGNLPAIYRALVEAPESWRMPVAKFKSPWEWTVSALRALSVTDFPGRAQAAVGLFTQLGQPVWRPGSPKGFGDISADWAGPAALMRRVETAGRFARLAANRVDARQLAPAILPGTLGPLTAEQIARAESPEQGLALLLVSPEFLRR